The Microcystis panniformis FACHB-1757 region CCCGCAACTATTCCGGGTCTGTTTCCCTTGCTAATACTTCTTGTAGTTGTGGTACTAAGGTCGGCAAATCTTCTCGAATTGTTGCCCAAATTCTACTTAAATTAACTTGAAAATATTCGTGAGTTGCAACATTTCTCATTCCTGCCATTAAACGCCAAGGAATAAGAGGATAGCGAGACTGAATTTCCTTCGGTACATTTCTAGTTGCTTCTCCGATAATAATAAAATCATAGAGAACCGCTTTGATATTTGTTTGATTCTTGGCAAATTCCTCAAACGTCATTGCCTTTGTTCGCTGTTCAATTTCACTGATAGATTCTAAAATGTCTTGAAGGCGAAGTCGCCAATCTCTAGAAGGCATTGATCAGATCCTCAAGCACAGGTTCCCGTAAATGTTCTCTTAAGGCATCCTGAGTTCCTAAATCCACAGAGCATCCCAGAATATCTTCTAAATAATACTGTACTTGCAGAAGTTGAAAAAAACCACCTTGTCGATCGAATTCTACTAACAAATCTACATCACTATCGGCATCAGCTTTATCCCTGGCCACTGAACCAAATAAAGACAAAGATTTCACCCCTAGTTTTTGTAACTGTTCTCGGTGTGCCTCTAGAATTGCCAGCACCTCGTCCCGTTTCATTTGGTGTGTCCTTGAACCTGCCATCAATATTATAGCTTTGTCGGTGCAACCCTTAAACTGAAGCTGAAATCTTCCAAATCTACAAAACAAACTAATCACTGAAAACTCACATCTGATAACTGCTCACTGCTCACTGATTAAGCTGTAGCTTCTAAAAATACGCCTAAATTGCGGAATTTTTGATAACGAGATTCGCGCCGTTGTTGGGGAGTTAACAAAGATAAAGCCTCTAAATTTTCACTAATAGCGGCTTTTAAATTGGCTGCCGCTCTAATCGGATCAGCATGGGCCCCTCTGGAGGGTTCAGGAACGATCTGATCGATAATATTTAACTCTTTTAAATCTTTTGAGGTAATTTTGAGGGCAACTGCCGCTTTATCGGATTTTTTGGCATCTTTCCAGAGAATGGCGGCACAAGCTTCAGGAGTCGCCACGGTATAGACAGAATGCTCTAACATTAACAGGCGATCGCCGACACCAATGCCCAAAGCACCGCCCGAACCACCTTCGCCAATAACAGTACAAATGATCGGCACATCTAAACGGAACATCTCCCGGAGATTATAGGCGATCGCTTCCCCTTGACCTAATTTTTCCGCTTCCACCCCCGCCCAGGCGCCGGGGGTATCAATAAACGTTAAAATTGGCTGATTAAACTGATGGGCGTGTTCCATTAAACGCATGGCTTTACGATAACCACCGGGGGCAGCCATGCCGAAATTTCTAGCCACATTATCCTTAGTATCCCGGCCTTTTTGATGTCCGATAATCACCACGGGACGACCGTTAAAACGGGCAACACCACCCACAAGAGCGGGATCGTCGTAACCACCGCGATCACCGTGTAACTCGAACCATTCATCGGTGATTGCCTGAATATAGTCTAGGGTACTGGGGCGCCGGGGATGACGAGCTAATTGTAGCCTTTGGGAAGGGGTGAGATTGCTAAAAATCTCACGACGTAATTGATTAGCTCGTTCGTCTAGTTGACTAATTTGTTCCGAGACATCTACGCTATTTTCTTGGGCTAATTCTTTAATCTGTTCGATGCGGGATTCTAATTCGTAGAGGGGTTTCTCAAAATCTAGGAGAAAAATCTTTTTCTCGGTAGTCTCGTTTTTGGTCATAGGTTAGTGGCTAGAAATTTACTTGGAGCTAAGTAGGTAGGCGTTAAAAATTATCAAATACCCCCCTTGTCAAGGGGGGATTAAGGGAGGATTAAGGGGCGATCGGCACCCCCCTTATCAAGGGAGATCCCCCCGCCTATCGGCACCCCCCTTATCAAGGGAGATCCCCCCGCCTATCGGCACCCCCCTTATCAAGGGAGATCCCCCCGCCTATCGGCACCCCCCTTATCAAGGGGGGCAGGGGGAATCAGAGGCAAAATCTATCTTCAATTTAATTATAACTACTTACTTAATCTTTTCTAGCTTACCGTTTTTCAGCGATCGATTATCGGCAGCTTCGGGATAACCTGGAATTATCTCCAGGTTATCGATCGAATTTTGTCAATTGTTGTATAATGATAGATCGTGCCTTTTTCACCCCAAGGAGGATTAGTTATGGCAGGAAGTGAACTAAAAGCGGATCTATGGGTTAACGAATATATTACCCCCTGGGACATTTATAGTCATGGGGTTTCGCGGATTTTAGCCTACAAAAAAACCGCTTTTCAGGAGATGTATATTGTTGAGTCGGGGGCCTATGGAAAAGCCTTGGTACTGGATGGGAAATGGCAATCTTGTACGGGGGATGAATTTATTTATCATGAAGCATTAGTGCAACCGGCAATGATTGCCCACCAAGAAGCCAAAACTGCTTTAATTCTCGGAGGTGGTGAAGGTGCGACAACGCGGGAGTTATTGCGTTGGAAAACAATCGAAAAAGTGATGATGATCGATATCGATGGGGATGTGGTGGCAGCTTGTAAGGAACATCTTCCCGAAATGCACCAAGGCACTTTTGATGATCCTCGTTTTCAGTTAGTTGTGGCCGATGCTTTAGAAGTTTTAGACACCACTAACGATAAATGGGATATTATTATCTCCGATCTGGTTGATCCCATCGGAGAGGGTCCTTCTTTCCCCCTATTCACGAAAGAATACTTTGAAAAACTACAAAGAGTTTTGGCCGAAAATGGCATTGTTGTTGTTCAATCTGGCCCGGTTTCTCCTCCTTCGGTGATGTATCATGCGCGTTTGGTGAATACTTTAAAAGCAGTTTTTCCCTACGTTCATTCCTATTGCGCTCCCACCCCTAGTTATGGTTCCCCTTGGGGTTTTACTCTCTGTGCTAATCATCCTTTAAATACTCGTCCCGATCCCGATGTGGTGGATGAATTAATCAGCGATACAACTACGGGAGGATTACGTTTAATTGATGGCATGAGTTTACTAGGAATGTTACAAACTCCTCTCTATATTCGTCAAGCTATCGCACAAAATACGGAAGTTTATACCCTGGCAAAACCTCCGAAATTCTTCGGTCAAGGAGTAATCAGTAATCAGTAATCAGTGATCAGTAATCAGTTATCAGTAATCAGTAATCAGTAATCAGTTATCAGTAATCAGTTATCAGTAATCAGTTATCAGTTATCAGTAATCAGTAATCAGTAATCAGTTATCAGTAATCAGTAATCAGTTATCAGTAATCAGTAATCAGTTATCAGTAATCAGTTATCAGTTATCAGTTATCAGTTATCAGTAAATAAGAGTTATAATTAAAAATCGATCGAGTCTTCATGATTAAGAATTGCTTGCAGAATTTCTAGGGGAACAGTAGCAAAGTATTGCTGGAGAAAGTTCTCTAGGGCCACCGCTTCTAGAAATTGCTCAATCTTATTAATTTTTGCCTCATGATTGACTAATTCAAAGGATAAATTTTCTTGATTTTTCTTGACTTTAAAGCCATTTTCTGCTAGGGAAATTAATCCTAATTCTAGGGTATGATAGCTGAGGTTTAAGCGGTTTTGTAATTGTTGACAGGAAATGCTGGTTTTAGTTCTAGCTAAATATTTCCCGATCCCGACAAGGTTTATCCATGGGGTGTGAGCGGATTTTTTCAAAGGACTAGCATAGGCAAGAACTAACTTTTTATCCCGTAAAATTGCCTGTTGATATTCCCGGGAAAGTTTTGTCCAATCCCGGGGACATTCCCAGAGAAAAAGGGGATTTAATTGGCTAACTTCTTGACTAATTTCTCGATGGCGATTGTCGATTAAAAAATCTTTTTTATTGCCATAGCTTAAGGATGCTTGTTGATAGGGTTGCAGAGCAATTAAGCGCACTTCATAGCGATTTTTGGAGGTATTAAAATCCAATTCGACTACGGCATCATAACGGGTATCGGCAGCAATTTCATCTTTGTGATGACCCCACCACATACCCGGGAAACCCTGCTCGATTGAACTATCCCAGATATCAAAAGTTGTCCGGAGATAAGCGATTTTTTTGCCCTTGAAATCCTCAAGATTTTTATGCCAAAGATTTTGAAAATAACAATTTTGAATTAATAGCTTCGGTGTCGGATTACCCATCCCGCAGGGTTCCAGTAATTTTAATTCTCGAAATAGACTTTTTCCCAATTGGGAAACCGTCACCACCGCATCCACTTCTATCTGGGAAGAAAGGGAAGTTAAATCAATTCCTGTGCGTCGCAACTGTTGATTAATTCCCTCAATAAATAGGGGTAAATTTTCTAGAGCTAAACTTAAACCTGCGGCCAAAGGATGACCACCAAAACGATGTAAAAGATGGGATTGAGAGGATACTAATTGATAAAGATCGATCTCGCGAATTGACCGAGCGGAACCCTTAGCAAAAGGTGGTTCACTGGTACTTAATAAAATTGTCGGTCGCTGGTATTCTTGGGCAATTTGTCCCGCAACTAATCCTAAAATTCCCGCCGGCCATTGGGGATCATCTAAAATAATTACATTAGTGGTGGAAAGATCAATTCTCTCTAGTTTTTTCTGAACTTGTTTCATAATATCCCGTTGGATTTCTTGGCGACGAATATTGGCTAATTCCGCTTGTTCAGCTAATTCGTGACAACGCTTTTCATCTTCACTGGTGAGTAATTCCACACAAAATCTAGCATCGCCATAAATGCGACTGACGGCATTAATTCGCGGTCCAATACCGAAGGATATATCCATCGGTCTATCTCCGGTTTTGTTACATAAATCGAGTAATTTTTTAACTCCTAAACGCTGAGTATTTTGGAGCTTTTGCATACCTTTTTGGGCTAAATAACGACATTCTCCCGTCAATTTGACTAAATCGGCAATTAAACCAATCGCAACTAAATCCAGTAAATTTTCTAGGGGTTTTCTGGGAATATCTGCAAGGGTTAAATACATCGCTTCCACTAATTTATAAGCAACGGCAACCCCAGAAAGATGATAGAAAGGATGGGTTTCCACAAAATAGCGGGGATTAATCAGGGCAATCACCTCGGGGCGCTCGTCGGGTAG contains the following coding sequences:
- a CDS encoding HepT-like ribonuclease domain-containing protein — encoded protein: MPSRDWRLRLQDILESISEIEQRTKAMTFEEFAKNQTNIKAVLYDFIIIGEATRNVPKEIQSRYPLIPWRLMAGMRNVATHEYFQVNLSRIWATIREDLPTLVPQLQEVLARETDPE
- a CDS encoding nucleotidyltransferase family protein is translated as MKRDEVLAILEAHREQLQKLGVKSLSLFGSVARDKADADSDVDLLVEFDRQGGFFQLLQVQYYLEDILGCSVDLGTQDALREHLREPVLEDLINAF
- the accA gene encoding acetyl-CoA carboxylase carboxyl transferase subunit alpha, which encodes MTKNETTEKKIFLLDFEKPLYELESRIEQIKELAQENSVDVSEQISQLDERANQLRREIFSNLTPSQRLQLARHPRRPSTLDYIQAITDEWFELHGDRGGYDDPALVGGVARFNGRPVVIIGHQKGRDTKDNVARNFGMAAPGGYRKAMRLMEHAHQFNQPILTFIDTPGAWAGVEAEKLGQGEAIAYNLREMFRLDVPIICTVIGEGGSGGALGIGVGDRLLMLEHSVYTVATPEACAAILWKDAKKSDKAAVALKITSKDLKELNIIDQIVPEPSRGAHADPIRAAANLKAAISENLEALSLLTPQQRRESRYQKFRNLGVFLEATA
- a CDS encoding fused MFS/spermidine synthase, encoding MAGSELKADLWVNEYITPWDIYSHGVSRILAYKKTAFQEMYIVESGAYGKALVLDGKWQSCTGDEFIYHEALVQPAMIAHQEAKTALILGGGEGATTRELLRWKTIEKVMMIDIDGDVVAACKEHLPEMHQGTFDDPRFQLVVADALEVLDTTNDKWDIIISDLVDPIGEGPSFPLFTKEYFEKLQRVLAENGIVVVQSGPVSPPSVMYHARLVNTLKAVFPYVHSYCAPTPSYGSPWGFTLCANHPLNTRPDPDVVDELISDTTTGGLRLIDGMSLLGMLQTPLYIRQAIAQNTEVYTLAKPPKFFGQGVISNQ
- the recJ gene encoding single-stranded-DNA-specific exonuclease RecJ → MSNWQIPPSVELPQEFLKIVQDYTPESDGSVVAQILWHRGVQDGATLRTFLDEKAYQSKTPFDFGQEMNFAVKRLEKALNKGEKVTIWGDFDADGVTATSVLWEGLGQFFPPYQQLDYYIPDRQKESHGLNCPGIEKLAHQGTRLIVTCDTGSTNIAEIDYANSLGIDIIITDHHTLPDERPEVIALINPRYFVETHPFYHLSGVAVAYKLVEAMYLTLADIPRKPLENLLDLVAIGLIADLVKLTGECRYLAQKGMQKLQNTQRLGVKKLLDLCNKTGDRPMDISFGIGPRINAVSRIYGDARFCVELLTSEDEKRCHELAEQAELANIRRQEIQRDIMKQVQKKLERIDLSTTNVIILDDPQWPAGILGLVAGQIAQEYQRPTILLSTSEPPFAKGSARSIREIDLYQLVSSQSHLLHRFGGHPLAAGLSLALENLPLFIEGINQQLRRTGIDLTSLSSQIEVDAVVTVSQLGKSLFRELKLLEPCGMGNPTPKLLIQNCYFQNLWHKNLEDFKGKKIAYLRTTFDIWDSSIEQGFPGMWWGHHKDEIAADTRYDAVVELDFNTSKNRYEVRLIALQPYQQASLSYGNKKDFLIDNRHREISQEVSQLNPLFLWECPRDWTKLSREYQQAILRDKKLVLAYASPLKKSAHTPWINLVGIGKYLARTKTSISCQQLQNRLNLSYHTLELGLISLAENGFKVKKNQENLSFELVNHEAKINKIEQFLEAVALENFLQQYFATVPLEILQAILNHEDSIDF